In Lacinutrix sp. Bg11-31, the DNA window TAATAAAATGCATAATACCTGCAAAAATATACATAAAAGCCATTGCGTAAAGATGCCAAGGGAATACCATAGATAAATAATTATTTCTCTAAATTAGCATATAAATTCTGTATTATGAGATTTGCTTTTGGCTTTTTACTAACATTATATTCATTTGTGGCTTTTGCTCAATTACCTGAAGGTTTTGTGTACGCTAAAATAGAAATTCCTACAATACAAGTGGAGCTACAATATTGTGGCGATAACAATTTTGTTGGAGAAATTATAGATGGCTATAATGCTAATGTTGCTATAATGACAAAACAAACTGCTAGTGCTTTAAAAAAGGTGCAAACAGAATTAGCGAAGCAAAATTTATCTATTAAAATTTACGATTCTTATAGACCACAGCGTGCAGTAAACCATTTTGTGCGTTGGGCAAAAGTTGTTAACGATACTTTAATGAAACAACAGTTTTATCCAAGAGTGCAAAAAAAAAACTTGTTTAAGTCTGGATATATAGCTTCTAAATCTAGACACAGTAGTGGTAGTACTTTAGATATTACATTGGTTAATTTAAAAACTGGTGAAGCGCTTGATATGGGATCTCCTTACGATTTTTTTGGTAGTGAATCTTGGGTTGTAAATGCCAATTTAACAGAATCTCAATCTAAAAATAGGCAGATTTTACAGAGGGTAATGCTTAGCAATGGTTTTAGAAATTATGCTCAAGAATGGTGGCATTTTACTTTACGAGGAGAACCGTATAGAGACCAGTATTTTGATTTTTTGGTGGAGTAGTGGTAGGATTTCGTTTAACGCCTCACGGATTGGATCTCGTTTCAATGGATTTTATCCGTTGTTAGAGTGAGTGCCATTTGGCAGTCGCGACGAGTTTAATGCGTGAGGCGTTAGGAGGGAATGACGGAGGAATTCACTCCTAACGGTTATGTATATGATTTGGTGCGTGGTTTAAACAACTATTTTAGTAAACTAAAACATACCTTTTGAAAATCCTAAAGTTCTCCAAATAAACCAAAACTAGCAATAAATTATATACGGTGTTAGGTACAGTTTTATGTTAGCTTAATCCATTCATATTTACCGTTTCTAATTATACCTAGATCAAATTCAGAACCTATACCGTTACTTGGATTAGCTTCTGGATCTTTATGAACTTTGTTGTAAAATGAATTAAATATGTCAAGAAAATCTTGATTAGAATATTCGTCATATTTACTCCAAGACTTATATGAGTTGCTCGTTACTTCATTTATGGAAATATGTAATAATTCCATTAACTTAATACGTTGTTGTTCAGATTCGTAATTTAATCTACTTCCAATTTCATGATTCTGATGATCATAAATTATTTTGTTTTCATTAAAATATGCAGACTGGTTTGTGTCGAATTGTCCGCCAATGATAAATCCAGTTTTTAAAGGTCTATTTCGATTTTCAATCAGAATCCGATTGAGGTTATCAGCAATATCAACAACTGATTTATTTGAATTCTCTGAATAGAAATCACCTGCTAAATCTGTCATAGTCATTTCATTATTTATATCATAATCACCATGGTAAGAAAAGAAACTATTTTTATTTGCATAAATTTTTCGGGTGTTTTCAGATACTATTGGATTAGTTAATTTTTTATTAGTAAGTCTTCTGTCGCCAGCAATTACGTTGATGTTTTTAGTCCAAATATGTGTTATTAATGTCATGATTTTTTCGAATTGTGCCTAATGTTTCGTTGATATAAAATCGCAATGTTTTATATCAGACGTTAAACGAAGTTAGCCTAAAAAAATGAAAAAGTCAAGTTAGATTATTTCTTCAAATTACTAATTCGCTCCAATAAAGTAGGATGCGAATAATGCATAAAAACATAAGCAGGATGTGGCGTTAAATTACTCAAGCTGTTTTTAGAAAGTTTCTTAAGTGATGTAATTAAAGGTTCGGCTTTGTATGTGTTTTTAGCATAATCGTCGGCTTGGTATTCGAATTTTCTTGAAAACCAATTCATAATTAAACTTGTAATTGTAGAGATTGGAGAGTATAAAATACCAAATGCAATTAAGCCAATATGGAAACTAGGTTTCGAGACTCCTAAAGCTAGCGATAATAACGGATTAGAAATTAGAAGTGATAAAATGTATAAAGTAAAACCAGTTAAGAGTAAAGACGCTACAAGGTTAAAAATAATGTGTTTCTTTTTATAATGACCAACTTCGTGAGCTAAAACGGCAACTATTTCTTCTTCTTCAAGATCGTTAATTAGAGTATCGTAAAGTGTTACTCGTTTTTCGCTTCCAAAACCAGAAAAATAGGCATTGGCTTTGGTACTTCGCTTAGAACCATCGATAACAAAAATCTTATCTAAATTAAACCCAACAGTTTCTGCATAACTAGAAATAGCATTGCGTAAGCTACCAGATTCTAAAGGCGTTTGCTTATTAAATAATGGTACAATTAGTCTTGAGTAAAAGAGATTCATAAATAATGTAAATACTGCAATTAATGCCCAAGCATACATCCAGAATGTGTTTCCTGTAGTTTGGTAAAACCATGTTAGTAAAGCTAATATTGCGCCACCAACTACAATTGTCATTAACCAACCTTTTATTTTATCGATTACAAATAGCTTTTTTGTGGTTTTATTAAATCCAAATTTTTCTTCAATTACAAAAGTTCTATAATATTCAAAGGGTGTAGAAATTATATCGCTTCCTAACATAATAATCCCAAAGAAAATAAGTGTAATTACTATTTCGTTACTACTAAGGCTTCTTGCTAATTCGTCTATAAAAGCAAAACCATCTAAAAAGAAAAAAGCTAAAGTTGTTACTAAAGAAAAAGTAGCAGTTAATAGTGAAAACTTATAATTTGTTTTCTTATAGTCTTGAGATTTTTGGTATTCTTTGGTGTCGTAAACATCGCTTAATGTTTCAGGAATGGCATCATTATAATGTTTAGCATTTAAAACGTCTAAAATTTGATCGATGATAAAGCTAATAATCAGAATGACTATAAGAATGTAGAATAGAGTAGTTGAGGTCATAAATTGTAAAATATTTGATGAGATTGCCACGTCGCAAAAAAAAGCTTCTCGCAATGACAGATTTTATTTTGGAATTTTGATTTTAGTTTTTTTTTTTATTGCAATTTTTATTTAAAATCGCGTTGTCTTTTGGCTTCAAAAATTAAAATTCCAGCAGCTACAGATACATTCATAGAATCTATTGCGCCTTGCATAGGAATGCTAATGTTCTGCTTTGCAGCTTTGCGCCAAGCATCACTTAATCCCGTAGCTTCTGTGCCAACAACAATTGCAGTTGGTTGTGTGTAATCTTGTTTGTGGTACTCTTTAGATTCTTGTAAAATAGCAGAGTAAATATTAATATTTTTAACTTTAAGAAAAGCAATTATATCTTGGGTAGAACCAGTTGCAATTTGGCTGGTAAATACACAACCAACGCTAGAGCGTATAATATTTGGGTTGTATAAATCGGTTTTTGGATTTGCAATAATTACAGCATCTACATTGGCAGCATCTGCAGTACGTAAAATAGCACCAATATTTCCAGGTTTTTCGGGAGCTTCGGCAACAAGAATTAACGGATTGTTGTTTTTAAAGGTTAAATTTTCAATGTCGTTTTGTTTACTTTGGGCAATAGCAATAATACCTTCGGTAGTTTCTCTGTATGCTATTTTAGTGTAAACGTCTTTGCTTATTTCTATAATTTCGGTGTTGTTAATAGAAAGTGCTTTTAAATCTTCAGCAGAAAATAATTCAGCATAAAACAAAATAGTTTTTAGCGTGTAGTCGCCTTTTAGAGCTAATGTTATTTCTCGAGCGCCTTCAATTAAAAATAGTCCAGACTTTTTACGTTCGCGAGACTTCTCTTTTAATAAAACAATTTGTTTTATTAATGTGTTTTGGGTACTGTTTATTTGTTTATTAACCATTTAAGTAAAGAAATTCTTATATTTATACCTAAAACAAATTTACGCTAAATACCTTGTTCCTATAATATTCTAAAGTAGGAATTTTTACTTATTAATTGTTCTATAAGTAATAAGACCAATACAAACTAACATCACACTTATGAAAAAACAATTACTTTTTTTAGGATTCATCCTTTTCTCATTAAATTTCATGCATGCTCAAGTAGTTGCAAACACACCATCATTCTACACTATATGTGAAGTAAATACAGATGGTTATGCCGATTTTGATTTAGAATCGAAAACCAACGAGGTTATAGGTACTCAAGATCCTACAAGCCTAGTTGTTACTTATCACGAAACAAGTAGTGATGCTATTGCTGGAACTAATGAGTTAAGTAGCCCCTATTCTAATATTATTGCAAATCAACAAATTTTTGTTAGAATTACAGATACTTCTAGTGGTCTTTTTGATACAACAGATTTTTATATAAATACAGGAGAAGTTCCTAATATAGGCAGTTCTACATCAAATGAAGTTTGCGATGATAATAACGATGAAGTTAGTACTATAGATTTAACTTTAAACGATGCTTGGTTTGCAGGAGATACAAGTGTTTTTTATACAAGTTATTATCTAACACAAGCAGATGCTAGTAATGGAACGAATATTATTACTAATCCTACCGCATTTACAAATTTTTCTAATCCTCAAACACTTTTTGTTAGAGTAGAGGACCCAGCAACTTTATGCTATGAAACCTCTGCATTAACCATCCATGTTTTACCTAATCCTACTCCTGGCCTGCCAAGTGCAATAGAGGTTTGTGATAATGATGGTGCAGTAGATGGATTTTATACTTTTGACTTAACTGTTAATGAACCACAAATTTTTAATGGTGAACCATATTCTATTTCTTATTATGAAAGTATTACAGATGCTAATAGTGCTTCCAGTCCTATAACAAATCCTACCTATTTTTCGAATACAATGCAGTACCAGCAAGCGATATTTGTAAGAGTAGAAAGTACTGTGTCAGGATGTTTTACAATTATTGATTTCGATTTAATAGTGTCTCCAGTAGGTCTTGCATCAACACCAGACGATTTAGAAATTTGTGATGATGATGGAGATGGTTTTGCCGAGTTTGATTTAGACCAACAAAACCAACAAATTTTAGGAGGTCAAGATCCAAGTGATTTCTTTGTAATGCATTATGTAACGCAAGCAGATGCTGATGCGCAAATGAATCCTTTAAGTAGTCCTTATACAAATACAACTAATCCACAAACCATTTATGCTGTAGTACAGTCTGTTAATGGTAACTGTACATCTAATTCTGTAACGTATAATTTACTTGTAAATACATTGAACATTAATCCTCAAGCTTACGATATGTTTTCTTGTGGAAATGGAAATGGTGTTGGTTTTTTTGATTTAACAATTTACGAAGGCCAAATTACAAATGGAAATCCTGATTTAGTTGTTTCTTATTTTCAAAATATAAATGATGCAAATAATAATACAAACGTAATTACGAATCCTACATTTTACGAAAACTATAGCTCGTCTTTTTATCAAACTATTTATATAAGAATAGAAAACGTAAATTCCGGTTGTGTATATGTTAATAACAATACAGTGCTTTACTTAAATGTAAGTTTTTTACAAATTAATCAGCCAACACCATTAGTAGAAGAGGATCCAGATAATGATGGTTTTACTCCTTTTAATTTAATAGATAAGGATATAGAAATAACAAATGGTACAACAGGACTAACTGTTACCTACCATGAAAGTTTAGTAGATGCAGATAATGATGTTAACGCATTAGCCAGTCCATATATTAATGTTGTAGCAAACCAACAAACTGTATATGTAAGAGTAGAAAATATAAACGATGGTTGCTCAGCTCATGTAGAATTAGTATTACTTACAGAATATACAGCATTTCAAGTTAATCCTGCTACACTTGGTGTTTGTGGAACTACAGCAACTGGTGAGGCTGTTTTCGATTTAACCACTGCAAATCCAGACATCCTTAGTAATATTAATGCTAGTAATTATACTGTTGCATATTACCAAACTAATAACGATGCTAACGCGCAAACAAATGCAATAACAAATCCTTCGGCTTATACTAGTAATCTAAATACAACTACAGTTTATGCTGGTGTAACAGAAACTGGAACTGGAACTGGAGACTATGTAACTACAACAATTAGTTTAGTAATTAATACATTGCCTATTATTCAATTTAACGATAACTATTTTATTTGCCAAGGTGATACTTTGGAGTTAGCTCCATATACATTAACACAGCAAAATTGTATTTACCAATGGAATACAGGAGAAGATTCTCCAACAATACTTATTACTCAATCTGGAGATTATACAGTTACTATTACCAATACAATGACAGGTTGTATAAATATAGAAACAACAACTGTAGAAGTTGGTAATTATCCAACGCTAGGTACAGCAAGTGATTTAACATCTTGTAATCCTAACCAAGCTTACGATTTATCAACTACAATTCCTGAAATTTTAGATGGCTTAGACCCACTACAAAACACAATTACTTTCTATGAAAGTGCTTCAGATGCTGCTAGTCAGGTAAATGAAATAACAGATCCTTCAAATTATTTTCCGCAAAATGATAGTCAAAATATAACAGCTTCTGTAAGTTCTGTAACAAATAGTTGTTTTGCATTTTCATCTTTCAATGTAATTACTAGTACATGTCCTGTAACAGTAATATGTGGCCAGCCAGTAACAAATTCATTTTGTTATGAAAGCGATAATACAATTCAATATACCTACACAAGTAGTGGTGGTACACCACTTCAATTGGTTATTAATTCTGGTCAAGTTGAAGAAAACTACGATGCCTTAATCGTTTTAGATAGTGATGGCGTTACAGATTTAAATGCAGCAACACCTTACGGAAACGCAGGAGATGTAACTAATTTAGTGTTTGCAGCTTCTGGAGATACAATTATAATTTATGTGGATTCTGATGGTAGTGTAGACTGCCAAGGAAATAATTACTCGACAATAGATTATGTAGTAAGCTGTTTAGATACTTCTTCAATACCAACTTGCGATGCTGTAATAACAACACCACAAAATTTAGCAATAGATGTTAACGAAAACACAGATATCTCATGGACACTTGCTTCTGGATATGTAACAGGATATAATTTAACTCTTGTAACTTCTACAGGAGAGTTTGTATTAGATATGGTAGATGTAGGTAATGTTTCTACTTACAATGTTGGAACTTTAAATTACAACACAGGATATTTTGTTACAGTTACACCTTACAATCCAAATGGAAACGCAGATAATTGTAACGAAACAAGTTTTACAACAAGAGCAGATCCAAACGTAATGGTAGATTGTGCTTCTGGGCAACCTGTAAATACTAGTTTTTGTTATGCAAATGACGAAACATTACAATACAACTTTTCAAGTAACGATGGTTCAGCATTATACATTGTATTTAATTCTGGTTCAACCGAATTTAATTACGATGATCTAATAGTTTTAGATAGTGATGGAATAACAAACCTAAATGCGGATAATCCTTACGGTCTTAATGACGATGGAGATTTAACAGGATTAACATTTACAACCACTGGTACAACTGCAACGGTTTATATAGCGTCTGATGGTTCTGTAATTGGTTGCGAAAACGATACTATAGATTTTGATGTATTCTGTGCAAGTAGCATTGGGTTTATAGAAGTTAATGCTTTTTTAGATGACAATAACGATGGTGTTTTTAATGGAACAGATACTCCTTTTACCAACGGATTCTTTACTTACGAAATAAATAATGATGGTAATGTAAGTACAGTAAATTCTAATACAGGAAGCTTTACAATAGTAAACCAAATAGAAACAGATGCTTACGATATTACTTTTGCAGTAAATACAGGTTACGAGAGTTGCTTTACTATACCAACTGCATTGTTTGAAGATGTAACAGTTTTAAATGGTAGCACAGTAACAATAGACTTTCCAGTAACCGAGCAAATGTCTTGCGAAGATCTTTCAGTCTATTTAATACCATTTAGTGCACCAAGACCAGGATTTACTTATTGGAACGATTTAGTAATAGAAAATTTAGGTGCAACAACAATTACCTCTGGAACAGTAACATTTATAAATGATACAATTGTAGATTATGTAGATGCAACACCACAAAATAGTGGTTTAACAGTAGCACCAACTGCAACAGGAGCAATTGTAGATTTTACAAATCTTTTACCAGGAGAATCAAGAGTAGTTTGGTTTAAATTGTTTACACCAGCAACTGTAAACTTAGGAGAATTAGTAACTAGTTCTGTAGTCTATTCTACTGCTGCTAACGATGTGGTTAGCGAAAACAATGTATCTGTAGTAACCCAAGAAGTTATTGGCTCTTACGATCCAAACGATATTACAGAATCTCATGGACGAGAGATTGTTTATAACAATTTTATTACAACAGACGAGTACTTATACTATACTATAAGGTTTCAAAATATTGGTACTGCCGAAGCTATAAATGTTAGAATAGAAAACACAGTAGACACACAATTAGATTTAAGTACATTACAGTTTATTAGAGCAACACACGATGTGGTGATGATGCAAAACGCAAACCAATTAACTTGGACGTTTGATAACATAAACCTACCTGCACAAGCGCAAGACAATTATGGAAGTAATGGTTATGTTCACTTTAGAATAAAGCCAACTGCAGGTTATACTATTGGTACTATTATACCAAATACTGCCGAAATTTATTTCGATTTCAATGCACCAGTAATTACAAATACTTTCGAAACAGAGTTTGTAGTAGAAAGTCTATCTGTTGAAGAATTTAATACTAACTATTTTACACTATATCCAAATCCAGCAAGTAGCATTGTAAATATTAAATTAAATAACGCTTTACGCGGAAATGCCACTGTTGAGGTCATAGATGTTCAAGGTAAAATAGTAATACAAAATACTATAGATGAAACACTTCAGCTTAACGTTAAAAACTTAGAAGCAGGACTGTATTTTGTAAAATTGAAGCAAAACAAGAAGCAGTTCATTAAAAAACTAATAATAGAATAAGAAAAGATAAAGTTTTGTTAAAAGGCTTCAGTTAATTCTGAAGCTTTTTTTGTAAGTATTAGATTTGTTATTCGACATATAGAAAAACAAAAAATAATTATAATTGATGAAAAATTATAGTGTTGCAATAGCCTTATTACTTATTGTTACTGCATGTAAGCAAAACAAATCACCAGAACCTGTAATAACTATAGATTACAAAAAAGAAGTTTTAGACGTAACAACTTCTATTTATCCAGAAAACCTTACGAAAGTATTTAATGCACATGGAGGAATAGATGCATGGGAAACGATGAAGTCGTTATCTTTTACTATGGATAAACCAGACGGAAAAGAAGTTACATTAACAAACCTACACTCTAGAGAGGCTTTAATAGAAAGTCCAAAAGCAACTATTGGCTTCGATGGTAATAAAGCTTGGTTCTTAAATAAAATGGAAGGAGAGTATAAAGGTTATCCTCCAAAATTCTATTATAACTTAATGTTTTACTTTTATGCTATGCCTTTTATACTATCAGACGATGGTATTAATTATGCAGATGCAGAACCTTTGGTTTTCGGAGGCGTAACGTATCCAGGAATTCAAGTAACGTATAATGCAGGAGTTGGTGAAACACCAGAAGATCGTTATGTATTGTATTACAATCCAGAAACATATTTAATGGAATGGCTAGGTTATACAGTATCTTTTGTGCCAGGAATAGATAAAAAAGAATTACACTTTAGAAAATATGGAAATTGGCAAGAAGTAAATGGCTTACAATTACCAAAAACGATTACAGGTTATGGTTTTAAAAATGATAAGCCTACTGAAGCAAAAGCAACAACTAACTTTATTGATATTAAAGTATCTTCTTCTGCTGTAGATACGAAAGTATTTGCAAAACCAGAAAAAGGTGAGTTTGTAGAATAATATTTATAAAATATAACATAAAAAAAAGAGCCTTTCGGCTCTTTTTTTATTGGTTAATTCTAATAAAACCAGGACTTCGTGGATTGTGAAAATTTCAAGTAAACATAATGCGTTGTACTTCAGTATTTAAACTTGGTTGCATATCAATTTTTATATTCTTTAAAGATCTTCCAATGTTTTCAGTAGATATAATAAGTTGACCTTGTCTAATTTCGTCTATACGTTTCATCCCAAAGTTAATATTAGTGATGCTAT includes these proteins:
- a CDS encoding M15 family metallopeptidase, which codes for MRFAFGFLLTLYSFVAFAQLPEGFVYAKIEIPTIQVELQYCGDNNFVGEIIDGYNANVAIMTKQTASALKKVQTELAKQNLSIKIYDSYRPQRAVNHFVRWAKVVNDTLMKQQFYPRVQKKNLFKSGYIASKSRHSSGSTLDITLVNLKTGEALDMGSPYDFFGSESWVVNANLTESQSKNRQILQRVMLSNGFRNYAQEWWHFTLRGEPYRDQYFDFLVE
- a CDS encoding M48 family metallopeptidase — translated: MTSTTLFYILIVILIISFIIDQILDVLNAKHYNDAIPETLSDVYDTKEYQKSQDYKKTNYKFSLLTATFSLVTTLAFFFLDGFAFIDELARSLSSNEIVITLIFFGIIMLGSDIISTPFEYYRTFVIEEKFGFNKTTKKLFVIDKIKGWLMTIVVGGAILALLTWFYQTTGNTFWMYAWALIAVFTLFMNLFYSRLIVPLFNKQTPLESGSLRNAISSYAETVGFNLDKIFVIDGSKRSTKANAYFSGFGSEKRVTLYDTLINDLEEEEIVAVLAHEVGHYKKKHIIFNLVASLLLTGFTLYILSLLISNPLLSLALGVSKPSFHIGLIAFGILYSPISTITSLIMNWFSRKFEYQADDYAKNTYKAEPLITSLKKLSKNSLSNLTPHPAYVFMHYSHPTLLERISNLKK
- a CDS encoding RNA methyltransferase, translating into MVNKQINSTQNTLIKQIVLLKEKSRERKKSGLFLIEGAREITLALKGDYTLKTILFYAELFSAEDLKALSINNTEIIEISKDVYTKIAYRETTEGIIAIAQSKQNDIENLTFKNNNPLILVAEAPEKPGNIGAILRTADAANVDAVIIANPKTDLYNPNIIRSSVGCVFTSQIATGSTQDIIAFLKVKNINIYSAILQESKEYHKQDYTQPTAIVVGTEATGLSDAWRKAAKQNISIPMQGAIDSMNVSVAAGILIFEAKRQRDFK
- a CDS encoding T9SS type A sorting domain-containing protein; the protein is MKKQLLFLGFILFSLNFMHAQVVANTPSFYTICEVNTDGYADFDLESKTNEVIGTQDPTSLVVTYHETSSDAIAGTNELSSPYSNIIANQQIFVRITDTSSGLFDTTDFYINTGEVPNIGSSTSNEVCDDNNDEVSTIDLTLNDAWFAGDTSVFYTSYYLTQADASNGTNIITNPTAFTNFSNPQTLFVRVEDPATLCYETSALTIHVLPNPTPGLPSAIEVCDNDGAVDGFYTFDLTVNEPQIFNGEPYSISYYESITDANSASSPITNPTYFSNTMQYQQAIFVRVESTVSGCFTIIDFDLIVSPVGLASTPDDLEICDDDGDGFAEFDLDQQNQQILGGQDPSDFFVMHYVTQADADAQMNPLSSPYTNTTNPQTIYAVVQSVNGNCTSNSVTYNLLVNTLNINPQAYDMFSCGNGNGVGFFDLTIYEGQITNGNPDLVVSYFQNINDANNNTNVITNPTFYENYSSSFYQTIYIRIENVNSGCVYVNNNTVLYLNVSFLQINQPTPLVEEDPDNDGFTPFNLIDKDIEITNGTTGLTVTYHESLVDADNDVNALASPYINVVANQQTVYVRVENINDGCSAHVELVLLTEYTAFQVNPATLGVCGTTATGEAVFDLTTANPDILSNINASNYTVAYYQTNNDANAQTNAITNPSAYTSNLNTTTVYAGVTETGTGTGDYVTTTISLVINTLPIIQFNDNYFICQGDTLELAPYTLTQQNCIYQWNTGEDSPTILITQSGDYTVTITNTMTGCINIETTTVEVGNYPTLGTASDLTSCNPNQAYDLSTTIPEILDGLDPLQNTITFYESASDAASQVNEITDPSNYFPQNDSQNITASVSSVTNSCFAFSSFNVITSTCPVTVICGQPVTNSFCYESDNTIQYTYTSSGGTPLQLVINSGQVEENYDALIVLDSDGVTDLNAATPYGNAGDVTNLVFAASGDTIIIYVDSDGSVDCQGNNYSTIDYVVSCLDTSSIPTCDAVITTPQNLAIDVNENTDISWTLASGYVTGYNLTLVTSTGEFVLDMVDVGNVSTYNVGTLNYNTGYFVTVTPYNPNGNADNCNETSFTTRADPNVMVDCASGQPVNTSFCYANDETLQYNFSSNDGSALYIVFNSGSTEFNYDDLIVLDSDGITNLNADNPYGLNDDGDLTGLTFTTTGTTATVYIASDGSVIGCENDTIDFDVFCASSIGFIEVNAFLDDNNDGVFNGTDTPFTNGFFTYEINNDGNVSTVNSNTGSFTIVNQIETDAYDITFAVNTGYESCFTIPTALFEDVTVLNGSTVTIDFPVTEQMSCEDLSVYLIPFSAPRPGFTYWNDLVIENLGATTITSGTVTFINDTIVDYVDATPQNSGLTVAPTATGAIVDFTNLLPGESRVVWFKLFTPATVNLGELVTSSVVYSTAANDVVSENNVSVVTQEVIGSYDPNDITESHGREIVYNNFITTDEYLYYTIRFQNIGTAEAINVRIENTVDTQLDLSTLQFIRATHDVVMMQNANQLTWTFDNINLPAQAQDNYGSNGYVHFRIKPTAGYTIGTIIPNTAEIYFDFNAPVITNTFETEFVVESLSVEEFNTNYFTLYPNPASSIVNIKLNNALRGNATVEVIDVQGKIVIQNTIDETLQLNVKNLEAGLYFVKLKQNKKQFIKKLIIE
- a CDS encoding DUF6503 family protein, translated to MKNYSVAIALLLIVTACKQNKSPEPVITIDYKKEVLDVTTSIYPENLTKVFNAHGGIDAWETMKSLSFTMDKPDGKEVTLTNLHSREALIESPKATIGFDGNKAWFLNKMEGEYKGYPPKFYYNLMFYFYAMPFILSDDGINYADAEPLVFGGVTYPGIQVTYNAGVGETPEDRYVLYYNPETYLMEWLGYTVSFVPGIDKKELHFRKYGNWQEVNGLQLPKTITGYGFKNDKPTEAKATTNFIDIKVSSSAVDTKVFAKPEKGEFVE